The Gemmobacter aquarius genome contains the following window.
GGTGCCGTCGAGCGCGATATTGCCGCGACCGTCGGTCAGGATGGCGATGGTCGGTGTCAGCCCTCGCGCCTTGGCCTGTGCGGCCGTTGCCAGCGCCAGTTGCAGGGCCGAGGCGAGTGGTGTGCCGCCGCCGCCGGGAACGCCTGCAAGGCGGCGCTTGGTTTGGACCAGCGAACGGGTGGGCGGCAGGATCAGTTCCGCTTGCGCGCCGCGAAAGGCCAGCAGGGCCACATGGTCGCGGCGGGCATAGGCGGCGGCGAGGAGGAGCTCGATGGCACCTTTGGCTTCGGCCAGACGGGCGAAGGCGGCGGAACCCGAGGCGTCGACCGCGAAGATCAATACGCGGTCCGAGGTTTCGCGGAAGCGTTTGACGCGCAGGTCGGACGCGCGGACGAGAAGCGTGGCATCGGGCCGATCGGTCTGGCGGCGGCGGAGCGGTTGCCACGGGGCCGCGGCGCGCAGCGTTGCAACAAGGTCGATGCGGGCACCCTGGGCCAGGCGGCCGGGGCGCGAGGGAAGCGGGCGACCGCGGCGGTTGCCGCTGTGGGCGGCACCGGAGCCTGTGGCCGATTTGGCGCTGCGGGCGGCGCGGCCTGCAGCGAGGGCTTCGAGCAGGTCTTGCGGTAGGGCGGCGAGCGCGGCTTCGACCATCATCTCGGTGGGCAGGGTGGCGGTGTCGGGCTGCGTTTCGCCCTGTGCGCTGTCGGGTTGGTCAGGGGTGGGGGGCGGCGGCGTCGCGTCTTGCGGCTGTCGGTCGGGCATGGGTGCCGCGCGGTGGGCGTAGACGAGTTCGGCGGCGGCGATCAGGTCTGCATCTGTCACTTCGCTGTGGCCTTGCCATGCCGCATGGGCGCGGGCGGCTTTGGCGGCGAGGAGCGGCGCGCGAAGCGAGGCGATGCCGAGTTCGGCGGCGGCGCGGGTGAGTTGTTCGAGCGCTGCGGGCGGCACGATGAGTGCCGGCAAGGCGGCACGGGCGGCTGCCAGCCGTGCGGGGTCGGGTGTCGGGTCGGGGCTGTCGGACCACAGGTCGTCAGAAAGGTCGAGGAAGAGACCGAGGCGGTCGGTAAGCGCGGGAGGCAGGGCTTCGTCGGGTTCGGCCCCTTCGTCGACGGCGATCAGCGCATGGCCGGGGGTATCGAGCGCAGCCGCAAGGCGTGCCGACAGGCCTGCGGGGCAGCGCTCGGCCATGGTCAGGATCAGCGCGGAGGGGCGGGAAAGCAGCCCGCTTGTCAGGATTTGACGGCCCGTGGCCAAGGTCGCCGCAAGGTCGAGGCCGCCATAAAGTGCGTCGTCGGCGATGGTCGGGTGCAGGCGGACAAGCGGGAGGGGCAGGGCGGTCAGCGCCGCAGTCACACGGTCGCGCAGGGGGCCGGAGCGGGCGCGGAGCCAGAGACCGCGCAAACCTGCGGGGTCGACGGCCAGCAGCGCCAGCGCGGTCTGTGAGCGTGTAGGGGCGGGTACTTCGGTCAGGGCAGCACCTCGGTCACGGCGCGGATGACGCGGGCGGTCGATCCTGCCTCGTCCAGGGGGTCGCGGCGCAGGCGGTGCGACAGCGCCATGGGGGCCACGGATTTCAGGTGGATGCGGCCCACGGACTCGTCGCCCTCGAAGGCGGCGATGGCGCGGGCGGCGCGCAGAAGGGTAAGTTCACCGCGCAAGCCGTCGGACCCGATGGCGATACACAGGGCCGCGCAATCGTGCAGCACCGTGTTGGGGGTGTGCAGCGCGGGCAAGGCGGCGCGGGCGGCAAGGATGCGGTCGCGCAAGGCCATGTCTTGCGGGCGCCAAGTCTCGATGAAGGCGCCGTAATTCGTCTCATAGGCGTCGCGGCGGCGGATCACCTCGACCCGCGTTTCGATGTCGCGCGGGCTGGTGACTTCAACCGACAGGCCGAAACGGTCGAGAAGTTGCGGGCGCAGCTCGCCTTCCTCGGGGTTGCCGGACCCGACGAGCACGAAGCGGGCGGGGTGGCGGATGGAAAGCCCCTCGCGTTCCACCACGTTCTCGCCCGATTGGGCCACGTCGAGCAGCAGGTCGACGATGTGGTCTTCGAGCAGGTTCACCTCGTCTATGTAGAGATAGCCGCGGTTGGCGCGGGCAAGCAGGCCCGGCTCGAAGGCTTTCTCGCCGCGGGTCAGGGCGCGTTCGATGTCGAGCGCACCCACGACGCGGTCTTCGGTTACGCCGAGCGGCAGGTCGACGACGGGGGTTGGTTTGCGAATGATGCGGTCGGTCGTGCCCTGCGCCCAGTCGGGCACATCGGCGGGGCGGGCCGAATTGACGGGGCAGCCTTCGACGGCCTCGATTTCGGGCAGCAGGGCCGCGAGGGCGCGCACGGCGGTGGATTTGCCGGTGCCGCGGTCGCCAAAGACAAGGACGCCGCCGATGGCGGGATCGACCGCGGTCAGGATCATCGCCTGTTTCATGGCCTCTTGGCCGACGATGGCGGAAAAGGGGAAGGGTTGTTTCATGTCGACCGTCCGGCTGGCAGGATTATCTGCGAAAATCCTGTGGGGCGAATTTTCTGCGAAAATTCGGGATGGGGCGTTTGATGATCCTTCGCAGAAGGATCGTTGACGTGATTTTTCGCAGAAAAATCGTGCGTCATGCGGCGCGCTCCTGCATCAGCGGGGCGAGCGGGTCCTGGCCGTTCCAGGTTCCGGTGGCGCCGAGCAGGCGGAAGCGGGCGTAAAGCTCTTCGCGGAACCACTGGCCTTCGCGCACGGCGGCGATGGCGCGGCCATGCGGGCCGTCGCCACGGGCGAAATTGGCCATGCTCGCGGCATCGGGCCAGATCGAGAAGGTGACCTGATGCAAAAGCGGCAACTCCCCGATGCCGATCTTGAAGGTGACGTTGGGGTCGCTGCCGATGGTGGCCGAAATCGAGGGGACACGGTTCCAGAAGCGCAGGGCGCGTGCCGGTTTGACCGTAGCGCGGGTCAGGGCGGCGAGGGGGCCGGTCGGGGCCGTTACGGGCGTGTCGGGAAGGAAGGGGTTGACCCCCGCCCATGCGCCGCGTGCCGAGACAGGGTCGAGGAACACGGTCCAGCTTTCGCGGGCCTTGCCGCGCCATGCCTGCCAGACGGGGCCGTTCGTGGTGCGGTCGCGGGCGGTCGCCTCGTCCGGCCAGACCGACAGGATGGCCCAGACGCCCCAGTTCGGACGCGGGGTAAAGCCTTCGCCGGTGCCCGAGCCGCAGAGTTTCCAGAACAGGGCGCGTGATTCGCGGCGCAGCGCCAGACGCGCCAAAGCCATCTGTCCGATGACCCACAGGCGGGGCATCAGGCCGTCGAAGCGGAAAAGGCTAAGGCAGACGGTCGGGATGATATGCCCCTTTTTGCGCGGCTGGGTGGCAATATGTAAACCTAGTCTGACATTTCCTTGCAGGCGAGGAAAGGAAAATCCGGTGATTTGCCGCCGTTAACGTCGCTATTGTCAATCAAACTAGACAGTCTATCATCGGGGCATGACCCATGCTCGCCCCACCCCGCCCGAGACAGACGCAAACCATGCCATCGTGATCGGCGCAGGACTTGGCGGCCTTGCCTCGGCCATGCGGCTCGGGGCCAAGGGGTGGCGGGTGACGGTGATCGACCGGCTTGACCTGCCGGGCGGGCGCGGGTCGTCAATCACGCAAGGCGGGCACCGCTTCGACCTTGGCCCGACCATCGTGACGGTGCCGCAGGGCTTGCGCGAGCTTTGGGCGACCTGCGGGCGGGATTTCGACCGCGACGTGAACCTGAAACCGATGGAGCCGTTCTACGAGATCCGCTTTCCCGATGGCGAGACCTTCACCGCGCGGCAGGATGATGCCGCGATGCGGGCCGAGGTTGCACGGATTTCGCCACGTGACGTGGCGGGATATGACAAGTTCCTGAAGGACAGCGAGGCGCGGTACTGGTTCGGCTTCGAGGACCTTGGCCGCCGGTCGATGCACCGCCTTGTCGATCTGATCAAGGTCTTGCCGACATTCGTGAAGATGCGGGCGGACCGGTCGGTCTATGCCCATGCGGCGGGGCGTGTGAAGGACGAGCGGTTGCGCTTTGCGCTGTCGTTCCATCCGCTGTTCATCGGCGGCGATCCGTTCAACGTGACCTCGATGTATATCCTTGTCAGCCATCTCGAAAAGGCTTTCGGCGTGCATTACGCCATGGGTGGCGTGCAGGCGATTGCCGCCGCCATGGCGCGGGTGGTCGAGGCGCAGGGCGGCGAGGTGCTGCAAGGCGTCGAGGTGGACGAGATATTGACCGAGGGGGGCCGTGCGTCCGGCGTGCGGCTGGCATCGGGCGAGGTGCTGCGGGCGGCGGTCGTGGTCAGCAATGCCGATGCGGGCCATACCTATACGCGGCTTTTGCGGAACATGCCGAGGAAGCGCTGGACCGATGCCAAGGTGAAGCGGCAGCGCTGGTCGATGGGGCTTTACGTCTGGTATTTCGGCACGCAGGGCACAAAAGACATGTGGCGCGACGTGGGGCACCATTCCATCGTGGTGGGGCCGCGCTACCGCGACCATATCAAGGACATCTTCATCCGCGGCAAACTGGCCGACGACATGAGCCTTTATGTCCACCGCCCCAGCGTCACCGACCCTTCGGTGGCGCCAGAGGGCGGGGATACGTTCTATGCGCTGTCGCCCGTGCCGCATCTGGGCTTTGGCGGGGTGGACTGGGCCGAGGAAGAGCCGCGTTACCGCGAAAAAATGGCGCGGATGCTGGACGAGCGGCTGATCCCCGGCTTTCGCGACCACATCACCGAATCGCTGGTCTTCACGCCCGAGACGTTCCGCGACCGCTATCTCTCGCCCAACGGATCGGGCTTTTCGATCGAGCCGCGTATCCTCCAATCGGCCTATTTCCGGCCGCATAATGTGAGCGAGGAATTGCCGGGGCTTTATCTTTGCGGGGCTGGCACCCATCCGGGCGCTGGATTGCCGGGCGTGGTGGGCACGGCCGAGGTGCTGGGCACGCTGGTGCAGGATGCGCCGCTGCGCCGGGCAGAACCTTTGCCCGATCTGCCGATGGCTGCGGAATGACGATCTCGATGGATCATTTCACGCCCGATCTGCGGGGCGATGCCTTGGCCGTGCAGGACATGGCGGCTTGTCGCGAGGCGATCAGGACGGGGTCTTTGTCGTTTCATGCGGCATCAAGGCTGTTGCCCGCCAAGGTGCGCGATCCGTCGCTGGCGCTTTATGCCTTTTGCCGCTTGGCAGACGATGCGGTAGACGAAGGCGACGACAAGGTGGGGGCGGTCTTGCAGTTGCGCGACCGGCTGGACCTTGTCTATCGCGGACGGCCACGCGATGCGGCGGCCGACCGTGCCTTTGCGCGGGTGGTCGAGACCTTCGAGATGCCGCGCGCGCTGCCCGAGGCCTTGCTTGAAGGCTTTGCATGGGATGCTGTCGGGCGGCGTTACGACACGCTGTCGGGGGTCTTGGATTATTCCGCGCGGGTCGCTGCGGCAGTCGGTGCCATGATGTGCGTGCTGATGCGCGTGCGCGAGGCCGATGCGCTGGCGCGGGCCTGCGATCTGGGGCTGGCGATGCAACTGACCAACATCGCCCGCGATGTGGGCGAGGATGCGCTCGCGGGGCGGATTTACCTGCCCTTGGACTGGCTGGCCGAGGAGGGTGTGGATGTGGCGGCGTTTCTTGCTGCGCCCGCGCCTTGTGACGGGGTCAGGCGGGTGACGCGGCGGTTGCTGGACCATGCCGACCGGCTGTATCGGCGGTCCGAAGCGGGGGTGCCGAAGCTGCCGCTGGCCTGCCGTCCGGCGATTCTGGCGGCGCGGCATGTCTATGCGGGCATTGGTGGGCGGGTCAGGGCGGCGGGCTACGATTCGGTCACGCAGCGGGCGCGCACGGGGCGGGGGGCCAAGCTGGGCTGGCTGGCGCTGTCGGTGCTGCGGGCGGGGACCATGTCGGTCGGGCCGGTGCCATCGGTGCTGCATGCGGGCCCTGCGACCGAGGTGGAATTTCTGGTTCAGGCGGCGCGGGGCGCGGCCCGAAAGGGGCGGTCCGAGGCGCTTTTGTCGGTTCTGGCGCAGCTTGAGGCGCGGGATCGCGGGCTGGCCTGACCCTTGCGGGCGGCAAATTGCGCGCTTGGACGGAACCCTGATCGGGGCTATGTCGCTGGGTCTGACCAGAACGGAGCGGCCCGATGGACTATGTGCTTTTCTTCACCTTTCTTGCCGCCTGCGGGGCTGCCGCCACGACGGGGGCGCTGTTTTCGCCGGGGCCGTGGTATCGCGCGCTTCGCAAACCGGTCTGGACGCCGCCCGACTGGCTGTTTCCAGTGGCATGGACCACGCTTTACCTGTGCATGAGTGCGGCAGGCGCGCGGGTCGCCAATCTGCCGGACTCGGGGCAGGCGCTGGCGCTGTGGTCGGTGCAGATCGGCTTCAACGCGCTTTGGACGCCGGTGTTCTTTGGGCTGAAGCGCATGGGGGCGGGGCTGGCCGTGGTGCTTTTGCTCTGGGTCTCGGTCGCGCTGACGATGCTGGCGCTGTGGCAGCTCGACACGGTCGCGGGGCTTTTGTTCGCGCCCTATCTGGTTTGGGTCACGGTGGCTTCGGCCTTGAACTTTACCGTTTGGCGGATGAACCCCGAGGCACGGGTGGCATCGCCGGCGGAGTGAAGGTTTGACTGGCGGAGCGGGGGCCAGCCCCCGCACCCCCGGGATATTTGAGGGCAGAAAATGCGGGTCAGGCGTTGGTCTTGAAGGACCATGCGCTGCGGCGCGGGACGCGGACGGCCAGCATCGATTTAACGATGGGCGAGCGGAAGCGGCCAAGGTCGAGGGCTTCGTGGACGCCTGTCGTGGGTTCGCCGTTCAACCGTGTGGTGACGAGGCTGCGCGAATAGAAGGGGGCGTCGAGCAGGTTCATCGCCTGTTTCGGCGTGGTCCCCGCATCGGCGCGGGTGTCGCGGGCCACCTGCCAGAGCGAGCGTTTGAAGCGGGTCAGCGGCGGCGGGGTGATTTCGCGCACTGCCCCCCTGCGGTCGATTTCCAGACCCAAGGCGAGGGTCGTGCCGTCGCGGCGGGTGGCATCGTAAAAGCACTGCGCGCCGGTGGCGGTGGGGTAGCGGCCCCATGTCCAGAAGTCGAAATCGGCCTCGAGCGCCGCCGTTCCGAAATTGGCGTCGAAATAGCCATGGCCTTGCCAGCGGTGGCCTTGGGTCAGGTTCACCTCAATACGGGCGATGGGCGCGAAGGGGCGCCAGACGTGATTGGGGTGGAGTGCGACCTCGACTGCGGTGACGGCCTGGGGCGTCAGGATGATCTGGCCCTTGACCGGCGTGACGAGGGGGAGGGAGCCGATTTCATCGATGTCGATGATAAGCTGGCTTCCGGTCCAGTGCATGCGGCTGGGGCCGATGGTCAGCGTGTCGGATGATTGGCGAAGCGCGCTGCGGCCACGGTCGGTCATGGTGAAGCGCCCGCCGGGGCCGTAGGTGGCGACGTTGAGGCAGACGTGGTTCTGCGGGTCGCGGCGGCCGGATGCGGCATACCACGGCGAGAAGACCGAGCCGATGAACCCTATGACCGAGACCGCGCGCGTCCCGTCGTCGGAGACGCCGTCGACATACCACCACGCGTAGCCGTCGGGGGCGACGTGGAGGCTGAAATCCGGTCCTGCATGATCGCCGCGACCGCGTGCCGGGCCGAGAGGGCTGCCATCGGCACCCCCGCCCCCGGATGGGTGCCGCCCCCCGCCAGATACAGCCCCGCCAGCGCCGTCCGCGCCGTGGGGCGGGTAAAGGTCGCCATCGTTCCCTCGGGTGTCGCGCCGTAAAGCGCCCCCTGCGACGCCGGAAAGGCCGTCGCGAAATCGCTCGGGGTGGTCAGGCTTGACAGCGGGGGAAGCGCATCGAAGGTCAGGCCCATCGCTTGCAACTGCTGAAAGGTGCGTGTCCGGCATAGGTCTTTGTCCTCGGTCGATTGGCGCAGGGCGGGGGATGTCAGCGCGGGGGCGTTCAGGATGATCTCGAACCGCTCGGGTCCGGTTCCCCGCGCGGGGGTCAGCCGGTCTTCGGCACAGATGTAGAGGGTTTGCGCCTTTGGCGTCTCGCCCCGCCCTATGGGGCCGAATTCGGTGGCGGGGTCGGCGGTGAAGAACAGGTTGTGGTGCAAAAGCGCATCGGCGGCAGGGCCGCCGGGCGTGGCGGCAAAGGCCCAGACCTGTGCGGAGAGGCTGGGTTTGGCGGGGGCCACGCGGGGCAGGGCGTCGCCCAGAAGGCCGGTGGTCAGTGCCGCGGGGTCGCCGTTGAAGATGCAGACCGCACAGGGCAGGCTGCGTCCGGTATCGGTTTGCACGGCGCTGACGCGGTCGTTCTGGCGCAGGATGCGCCGGGCGGCGGTGGCGTAATGGAAGGTCACGCCCATGCGTTCGCCAAGGGCCGCGAGGGCGGCGGCGAGGCTGTGCATGCCGCCCTGCACCCCCCAGACGCCCTGCGCTTCGGCCCGCCAGACCAGTGACAGGACGGCGGGGGAATGGGCGGGGCGACCGCCGACATAGGTGGCGTAGCGGCCGAAAAGCTGGATCAGGCGCGGGTCGCGGAAGTAAAAGCGGAGCAGGCGGTCGAGGCTAACCCCGGGCAAAAGCGCCGGCCAGAGGCGCGGTTGGCGCAGTGCGGCGCGGGCGATGGCGGCAAGGTCGGGGCGTGGCGACTGGATGACGGGGCCGCGGAACGCTTCGTAAAGCGATTGCGCGAGTGTGTCGAAGCGCAGGAAGGCGGCGGCTTCGCGCGGGCCTGAGAGGGCGCGGATCGCTTCGGTGTTCGTGTCGCGGTCGGGCGTCAGGTCAAGCGTGCTGCCGTCGGGCCAGAAATGGCGGGCGAGGACGGGTTGGGGAACGAGCGTCACGTGGTCATCGAGCCTTTCGCCGTTCAGGGCGAAGAGATCGTCGAATACGGCGCGCAGGGTCAGGACCGTGGGGCCAGCATCGACTGGGCCAGCATCGACTGGGCCAGCATCGACTGGGCCAGCATCGATTGGGCCTCCAGCCGTGGGAAAGGCGCGGGCCTTGCCGCCGGGGGCTGCGCCGCGTTCCAGCACGGTGACCCCGTAGCCTGCGGCGGCAAGGCGGATGGCCGAGGCAAGCCCGCCCATTCCTGCGCCGATCACGATGGCCTTGGTCTTGCCGCTGTCGCTGTCCATCCGGCGAGATTAGCCCGCCGCGAAGGATTGTCCAAGTTAGATTACAGTATGGTGTAAGATTTAGTTTACACCTTGGGCTGCCGGTGCGATGCTGGCCACAGGCTGGCGCGAAGGGAGCGATCATGGCTTTGGACGGGCGGATCGAACAGGCGGTGGTGGGGGCTTTGGCCCTGACGCGTTCGGGCGAAGGCCCGCCGCGGCTGACGGCGGCGCTGGACCATGCGGTCTTTCCGGGCGGGGCGCGGATCAGGCCGACGATTCTTCTGTCGGTCGCGATGGCTTGTGGCGATGACCGGCCGGGGCTTTCGGATGCGGCGGCGTCAGCGCTGGAGTTGATCCATTGCGCGTCGCTCGTGCATGACGACCTGCCCTGTTTCGATGATGCCGACATGCGGCGCGGCAAGGCTTCGGTGCATCGCGCTTACGGCGAGCCTTTGGCGGTTCTGGCGGGCGATTCGCTGATCGTGCTGGCCTTCGAGGTGCTGGCGCGGGCTGCGGCGGACCATCCGGCGCGGGCGGTGGAACTGATAAAGCTGCTGGCGCAGCGCACGGGGGCACCCGGCGGGATTTGCGCGGGGCAGGGCTGGGAAAGCGAGCCGGTGATCAACCTTGCGGCCTATCATCGGGCAAAGACCGGGGCCTTGTTCATGGCGGCAACGCAGATGGGCGCGGCGGCGGCGGGGCAGGATCCCGAGCCGTGGGAAGAACTGGGCGCACGGATCGGGGCAGCGTTCCAGGTTGCCGACGATCTGAAGGACGCGCTGCTGACGCCGGAACAGACCGGCAAGCCTGCGGGGCAGGATGCGGCGCACCAGCGCCCGTCGGCGGTGACCGAAATGGGCGTTGCGGGTGCTGCGCGCTATCTCAAGGACATTCTGGGCGGGGCGATCGCCTCGATCCCGTCTTGCCCGGGCGAGGCGAAATTGGCGGCACTGGTGCGTGCCTATGCTGAAAAGATGACGCCGGTTCATTTGTCGCCTTCGGCTGCAAGCGCCGTGCGCGGGTGATGCTGAAGGCTTCCGGACATATGCCGTCACGGCTGGGATTTGCGGCGCGGCTGGGACTGTCGCCGCGGTTTCATGCGTTTTGCGCGCGGGTGCTTGGGCTGAAGCATATCGCGCGGGCCGAGGGTCGGGCTCTGTTCGACGTGGTGTCGGGCTTTGTGCAATCGCAGGCGCTTTTGGCGCTGGTCGAATTTCGGGTGATGCACCGGCTGACGGACGGGCCTTTGTCATTGGGCGACATCGCGGCTTTCGCCCGCGTTCCGGCCGAGCGTATGGCCGTTCTGCTGCAGGCGGGCGCTGCGTTGCGGCTGATCAGGCGGCGGGGCGGGTTGTGGCATCTGACGACGCGGGGGGCCGCGTTCCTGACCGTGCCGGGACTCGAGGCGATGGTGCGGCACCATCCGGTGCTGTACCGCGACCTGTCGGACCCCGTGGCCTTTTTCCGGGGCGAGACGCAGCCGGAGTTGGCGGGGTTCTGGCCCTATGTATTCGGTGCGGGGGGGGCTGCCGATCCGGCGCTTGCGGCGCGCTATTCGGAGTTGATGGCGGACAGTCAGGGTCTGGTGGCCGCCGATACGCTGGGGCTTGCCGATCTGTCCAAGGCGCGGCGCTTGATGGATGTGGGCGGCGGGACTGGCGCCTTTCTGGCGGCGGTCGGCGCGGCGCATCCGGCGGCAGAGCTGGTGTTGTTCGACCTGCCGGCGGTGGTTCCGGCGGCCAATGCGCGATTCGCGGCGGCGGGGCTGGCCGGGCGGGTAAAGATCGTTCCGGGATCGTTCCGGGACGGGGCGCTGCCTGCGGGGGCGGATACGATCACCCTTGTGCGCGTGCTTTACGACCATGCCGACAGCACCGTCGCGGCCTTGCTGCGTTCGGTATTCGAGGCCTTGCCCATAGGCGGGCGGGTGGTGGTTTCCGAGCCTATGTCGGGGGGCGACAGGCCTGATCCGGCCACGGACGTGTACTTTTCGGTTTACACCCTTGCCATGCAGACGGGGCGGACAAGGTCGGCTGCCGAGATCACGGCGATGCTGGCAGCTGCGGGCTTTGTAAACATGACGTTTTGCCACGGTTTCCGGCCCTATGTCACATCGGTCGTGACGGCTGAACGCCTGAAATAATGGCACGTGACGTAAATTACTGTCTATTTAGTTTGACAGTCTGGTGTGTAAGTTTAAACTGACACATATAGCCGAAAGCCCGATCGGGGCAAAGGCAACGCCGCCGTCCCTTCTGGGCGCGGCAGGGGGAGTGAAGAAGTGCAGACCACCGCAGTCATCTTGTCCGGACCGAGAGAGCTTTCGCTTTCGACGCTCGGCATCACGCCCCCGAGGGCGGATGATCTGGTGGTCGAAATCGCACATTCGGGCATTTCGACGGGCACGGAAAAGCTGTTCTGGTCAGGCACGATGCCGCCCTTTCCGGGCATGGGCTATCCGCTTGTGCCGGGCTACGAGGCTGCGGGTGAGGTGGTCGAGGCCGGTCCGGAAAGCGGATTTGCGGTCGGGGATCATGTCTTCGTGCCCGGTGCCAATTGCTTTGAGGGCGATGTGCGCGGGTTATTCGGCGGTGCATCACGGCACCTGACCACATCGGCGGCGCGTGTGGCGCGGATCGACCGTGGCATGGGGGCGACCGGTGCGCTTCTGGCGCTGGCGGCGACGGCGCGGCATGCGGTTGCGGGGTTCAACACCGCCCTTCCCGATCTGATCGTCGGTCACGGAACTTTGGGTCGTTTGCTGGCCCGCCTGACGGTGGCTGCGGGTGCACCCGCGCCGACGGTCTGGGAAACGAATCCCGCGCGGCGGGGCGGGGCGGTCGGCTATGACTGCATCGATCCCGAAACCGATG
Protein-coding sequences here:
- a CDS encoding magnesium chelatase subunit D, whose amino-acid sequence is MRGLWLRARSGPLRDRVTAALTALPLPLVRLHPTIADDALYGGLDLAATLATGRQILTSGLLSRPSALILTMAERCPAGLSARLAAALDTPGHALIAVDEGAEPDEALPPALTDRLGLFLDLSDDLWSDSPDPTPDPARLAAARAALPALIVPPAALEQLTRAAAELGIASLRAPLLAAKAARAHAAWQGHSEVTDADLIAAAELVYAHRAAPMPDRQPQDATPPPPTPDQPDSAQGETQPDTATLPTEMMVEAALAALPQDLLEALAAGRAARSAKSATGSGAAHSGNRRGRPLPSRPGRLAQGARIDLVATLRAAAPWQPLRRRQTDRPDATLLVRASDLRVKRFRETSDRVLIFAVDASGSAAFARLAEAKGAIELLLAAAYARRDHVALLAFRGAQAELILPPTRSLVQTKRRLAGVPGGGGTPLASALQLALATAAQAKARGLTPTIAILTDGRGNIALDGTADRAKAEDEASRLARQIRATGTPALVIDVANRPQPGLRLLAQTMDAPYLALPRADARRLSAALGAALDG
- the bchI gene encoding magnesium chelatase ATPase subunit I, with the protein product MKQPFPFSAIVGQEAMKQAMILTAVDPAIGGVLVFGDRGTGKSTAVRALAALLPEIEAVEGCPVNSARPADVPDWAQGTTDRIIRKPTPVVDLPLGVTEDRVVGALDIERALTRGEKAFEPGLLARANRGYLYIDEVNLLEDHIVDLLLDVAQSGENVVEREGLSIRHPARFVLVGSGNPEEGELRPQLLDRFGLSVEVTSPRDIETRVEVIRRRDAYETNYGAFIETWRPQDMALRDRILAARAALPALHTPNTVLHDCAALCIAIGSDGLRGELTLLRAARAIAAFEGDESVGRIHLKSVAPMALSHRLRRDPLDEAGSTARVIRAVTEVLP
- the crtA gene encoding spheroidene monooxygenase, with protein sequence MPRLWVIGQMALARLALRRESRALFWKLCGSGTGEGFTPRPNWGVWAILSVWPDEATARDRTTNGPVWQAWRGKARESWTVFLDPVSARGAWAGVNPFLPDTPVTAPTGPLAALTRATVKPARALRFWNRVPSISATIGSDPNVTFKIGIGELPLLHQVTFSIWPDAASMANFARGDGPHGRAIAAVREGQWFREELYARFRLLGATGTWNGQDPLAPLMQERAA
- a CDS encoding phytoene desaturase; this translates as MTHARPTPPETDANHAIVIGAGLGGLASAMRLGAKGWRVTVIDRLDLPGGRGSSITQGGHRFDLGPTIVTVPQGLRELWATCGRDFDRDVNLKPMEPFYEIRFPDGETFTARQDDAAMRAEVARISPRDVAGYDKFLKDSEARYWFGFEDLGRRSMHRLVDLIKVLPTFVKMRADRSVYAHAAGRVKDERLRFALSFHPLFIGGDPFNVTSMYILVSHLEKAFGVHYAMGGVQAIAAAMARVVEAQGGEVLQGVEVDEILTEGGRASGVRLASGEVLRAAVVVSNADAGHTYTRLLRNMPRKRWTDAKVKRQRWSMGLYVWYFGTQGTKDMWRDVGHHSIVVGPRYRDHIKDIFIRGKLADDMSLYVHRPSVTDPSVAPEGGDTFYALSPVPHLGFGGVDWAEEEPRYREKMARMLDERLIPGFRDHITESLVFTPETFRDRYLSPNGSGFSIEPRILQSAYFRPHNVSEELPGLYLCGAGTHPGAGLPGVVGTAEVLGTLVQDAPLRRAEPLPDLPMAAE
- the crtB gene encoding 15-cis-phytoene synthase, which translates into the protein MTISMDHFTPDLRGDALAVQDMAACREAIRTGSLSFHAASRLLPAKVRDPSLALYAFCRLADDAVDEGDDKVGAVLQLRDRLDLVYRGRPRDAAADRAFARVVETFEMPRALPEALLEGFAWDAVGRRYDTLSGVLDYSARVAAAVGAMMCVLMRVREADALARACDLGLAMQLTNIARDVGEDALAGRIYLPLDWLAEEGVDVAAFLAAPAPCDGVRRVTRRLLDHADRLYRRSEAGVPKLPLACRPAILAARHVYAGIGGRVRAAGYDSVTQRARTGRGAKLGWLALSVLRAGTMSVGPVPSVLHAGPATEVEFLVQAARGAARKGRSEALLSVLAQLEARDRGLA
- the tspO gene encoding tryptophan-rich sensory protein TspO, coding for MDYVLFFTFLAACGAAATTGALFSPGPWYRALRKPVWTPPDWLFPVAWTTLYLCMSAAGARVANLPDSGQALALWSVQIGFNALWTPVFFGLKRMGAGLAVVLLLWVSVALTMLALWQLDTVAGLLFAPYLVWVTVASALNFTVWRMNPEARVASPAE
- the crtC gene encoding carotenoid 1,2-hydratase; translation: MGFIGSVFSPWYAASGRRDPQNHVCLNVATYGPGGRFTMTDRGRSALRQSSDTLTIGPSRMHWTGSQLIIDIDEIGSLPLVTPVKGQIILTPQAVTAVEVALHPNHVWRPFAPIARIEVNLTQGHRWQGHGYFDANFGTAALEADFDFWTWGRYPTATGAQCFYDATRRDGTTLALGLEIDRRGAVREITPPPLTRFKRSLWQVARDTRADAGTTPKQAMNLLDAPFYSRSLVTTRLNGEPTTGVHEALDLGRFRSPIVKSMLAVRVPRRSAWSFKTNA
- the crtD gene encoding 1-hydroxycarotenoid 3,4-desaturase CrtD, which produces MDSDSGKTKAIVIGAGMGGLASAIRLAAAGYGVTVLERGAAPGGKARAFPTAGGPIDAGPVDAGPVDAGPVDAGPTVLTLRAVFDDLFALNGERLDDHVTLVPQPVLARHFWPDGSTLDLTPDRDTNTEAIRALSGPREAAAFLRFDTLAQSLYEAFRGPVIQSPRPDLAAIARAALRQPRLWPALLPGVSLDRLLRFYFRDPRLIQLFGRYATYVGGRPAHSPAVLSLVWRAEAQGVWGVQGGMHSLAAALAALGERMGVTFHYATAARRILRQNDRVSAVQTDTGRSLPCAVCIFNGDPAALTTGLLGDALPRVAPAKPSLSAQVWAFAATPGGPAADALLHHNLFFTADPATEFGPIGRGETPKAQTLYICAEDRLTPARGTGPERFEIILNAPALTSPALRQSTEDKDLCRTRTFQQLQAMGLTFDALPPLSSLTTPSDFATAFPASQGALYGATPEGTMATFTRPTARTALAGLYLAGGGTHPGAGVPMAALSARHAVAAIMQDRISASTSPPTATRGGMSTASPTTGRARSRS
- a CDS encoding polyprenyl synthetase family protein; protein product: MALDGRIEQAVVGALALTRSGEGPPRLTAALDHAVFPGGARIRPTILLSVAMACGDDRPGLSDAAASALELIHCASLVHDDLPCFDDADMRRGKASVHRAYGEPLAVLAGDSLIVLAFEVLARAAADHPARAVELIKLLAQRTGAPGGICAGQGWESEPVINLAAYHRAKTGALFMAATQMGAAAAGQDPEPWEELGARIGAAFQVADDLKDALLTPEQTGKPAGQDAAHQRPSAVTEMGVAGAARYLKDILGGAIASIPSCPGEAKLAALVRAYAEKMTPVHLSPSAASAVRG